In Methanofollis aquaemaris, the genomic window CGATCGCGTCGGCGTCCGGGGTGTAGGCCGCAAGGTCACGCGTCCGCCGCAAGGCCCCCACCTCCTGCGCCACCTCGTACGGCACCGGGATCTGCTCGCCCTCCCATGAAGGAAGTTCGCCCTTCGCCTCCCGCGCCGGTTCGACGGTGAGTTTCCCCTCCTCGAACTCGAGCACCCGCCAGAGTTCGCCCCTCGTGATGAAGACCGCGCCGGTGTGGATGGAACTGACCACAAACGACTCATCCAGTGTCCCGACCGTCCGCCTCGCGACGATGTCGAAGACCGGCACTTTCCGCTCGTCATGGATCATCGAGAGGTTGGAGAAGAGGTACCGGCGGGCGCGGCCGGTGGTGACCACCCGCGTCGCCGGGCCTTCGCCTTCCAATCTGATCAGGCGGTGGTCGACCATCTGCCGGCAGACCCTCTCCAGAAGCGGGCCCGCGTCTTCGAAACATCCCGAGCGTTCGACGACCGCCAGGATCTTTTCCATGGGCACCTCGCCGTACTCCACCGCCATCGCGTCGACGGCATTCGCGAGGACGTCGGCGGCATTGGTGTACGGCTCGACCTCCTCCACCGCGCCGGCCCGCGCCCGGCGGATGAGCACGAGGGATTCCAGGAGATCGTCGAACCCGGTGGCGATGACCGTGCCGCGGGAAACGGCGTGGAGCTGGTGGCCGGCGCGGCCGACCCGCTGGACAAGTCTTGCCACTTCCCTGGGGCTCCCGAACTGGAGCACATGGGCGATGTGCCCGATATCGATCCCGAGTTCCATCGAGGAGGTGCAGATGAGCGCCCGCACCTCTCCGACCCTGAACCGGTCCTCGGCATCGATCCGCACCTCCTTCGAGAGCGAACCATGATGGACCTCGACGTCCCCGCGCTCGTGGAGGGCGTGGCCCAGCGCCTCGGCGGTCACCCTCGTGTTCACAAAGACCAGCGACGAAGACTCGGCCCCGACCATCTCCTCGACGCACTTCGCCTGTTCCTCAAACTCGCCGGCGCAGCACCGCACCCCGAGATCGAGGTGCGCGGCGACCGGCACCTCCACCAGGGTGAAGGGCCGCGCCCCGCAGAGGAAGCGCCCGATCTCGTCAGGGTTCCCGACGGTGGCCGAGAGCCCGATCCGCTGGAACTCGCCGGCGTACTCCTGGAGACGTTCCAGGGCCACGGCGAGCTGGGCACCCCGCTTGTTCCCGGCAAGTTCGTGGACCTCGTCGACGACGACGTGGGTGATCTGTTCGAGATGTTTTCTGAGCCGCTTGCCCATGAAGAGGGCCTGCACCGTCTCCGGCGTGGTGATGAGGAGGTCGGGCGGGTGGAGGGCCTGTTTTCTCCTCTCATTCTGCGGGGTGTCGCCGTGGCGCACCCCGACGGTGAGCCCTAACCGCTCGCACCACCAGGTGAGGCGGCCCAGGATGTCGCGGTTGAGGGCGCGCAAGGGGGTGATGTACAGCGCCCTGAAGCCCGGCCCAGGTGTGGACAAAAGTGTGTTGAAGACCGGGAACATCGCGCTCTCGGTCTTCCCGGTCCCGGTCGGGGCGATGAGCACCAGGTGCTCGCCGGCAAGGAGCGGCGGGATCGCCCCTGCCTGCGCCTCGGAGAGTTCTTCAAATCCCCGCTCCTCGATGAGCGCCCGCACCTCCGGTCGGAGGCGTTCAAGCACGGCGCTGTTCTCTGATCTCCCCGAAAGTTCCGATATATGTCCCGTCACGCAACCATACCTCGGCATGTTCTTCATCGATGCACCGCGCCAGCGGGCCGAGCCCGCTCTCCGGGAGGTCGAGGACGTCCACGCCTCCCGCAAACTCGCAGGACGCCGGGACCGCGAGGAGACGCGTCCCCTCGTACTCGCCGGTGAGCGGGGTGTACAGGTAGGCCGGTTCGGCCCGCAGCGAACACCCCACCTCGTCGCAGAGCGTCACCGCCGGGTGGAGGTGGCCGGCCACCACCAGACCACCGCGGAGGGCGGGCGCCGGGTGGCTGTGGCCGTGGAGATACCCGACCCCGTCGACGACCGTCCCGTCCGCGGGGAGGAGTTCGTCCTCCTCCAGGAACCTGGCGATCCCGCCGTCATGGTTGCCGGGCACGACCCTGAGCGGGGCCAGCGCCCGCACCGCCTCGAAGACTTTCGGGAGTTCGGCGAACTCCTGCCTGCTCGTCAGCGGGACCGAATGTTTCACGTCGCCGAGGAGGAGCACGAGGTCGGGGCTCGTTTCCTCGATGGCGGCGATGAGTCTCGCGGCCCGCGCGCGGCTCCTGCTCTGCACATGCACGCCCGCCCTCGCAAGCCCCGACTCGATCCCGAAATGGAGGTCGGCGACGACGAGCACCCGCCGGCGCCCCTCGACGAGGAGGGCCGGGAGGTCGGGGAGAAAACGCGGCCGCATCAGATCAGCCTGACCTGCCCGGTCGAGGGCATGTAGCACTCGCCCTCCGCCATCAGCGCCTCGATCGCCGCTTCGACGTCGGCCTCCCCGATGCCTCGTTCCACGGCCGCCGCGACCAGGTCGGCCTCCGCGGCACGTCGTCCCGGCGCCTCTTCGAGAAGCGAGATGACGAGGGCGCGGGCGTCGAGGGGCGCTGCCCCGGCTTCGTCACCCTCATGCACTGTTGCAAGAGCGTCCCTGACCATCTGCACAAACTCAGAGAGCGCGTCGGGCGTCAGGTCATAGCGTTCGACCGCAGCGTTCGCATCGGGGTCGTCCCCCTCGCCGCAGAGGACGGCCAGCACCGCCTCGGCCCTGGAGATGGTCAGGTCCGCGGTCCGCAGCACCCAGGTGTCGCGCACCTGGCGAGCGGCCAGCACCACGGTCTCGGGCACCAGACACGGTCCCTCCTCCTCCTGCACCGGCCTCCCGGTCACCGCCACAAAGGCCGGGACGTCCATCGCCTGCAGAGCGGCCGCCGCTTCCGACTCCCGCCACCCCGCAGAGAGGAGGAGCGTCCCGGTCGGGTCGGCCACCCTCGCACAGACCCGCCCCTCCCCGGTCCAGACGGCGGTGAGGGCACCGGCAAAGAAGACCCGCCGCCCGCACGCACCGGTCGGAGAGAGAAAAGTCCCGCCCTCGAAAAACCGCGTCCTCGCGATTTCTCCGGCGAAGAGGCGTACGGCCGGCTCGAGTCCGCCAGTCGGCCTGCTCCGCTCATCCATGGAATAATCGTGTACTCCCTCCGGTAATAAAGATCAGGATGAGAGCATTATTCTTGGGGGGAAGACAATGACTCTGTAATGGAGGGCAACAGCACCATCTGGATCGAGAAGTACCGTCCACACACCCTCGCAGATATGGTGGGCCAGACGGAGATTGTCGAGCGGCTCAAGTCATATGTCCGGAGCGGCGACCTCCCCCACCTGCTCTTCACCGGCACGGCCGGGGTCGGCAAGACCACCGCGGCGGTGGCCCTCGCAAAGGAGTTCTTCGGCGAGACCTGGCAGATGAACTTCCGGGAGTTGAACGCCTCCGACGAACGGGGGATCGACGTCGTGCGCAACCAGATCAAACAGTTTGCCCGGACCTCACCCCTCGGCGGCGCGACCTTCAAGATCCTCTTCCTGGACGAGGCCGACGCCCTCACCAACGACGCTCAGGCGGCGCTGCGGCGGACGATGGAGAACTACGCGATGACCTGCCGGTTCATCCTCTCCTGCAACTATTCCTCCAAGATCATCGACCCCATCCAGAGCAGGTGCGCCATCTACCGGTTCAAACCCCTCGACGAAAGCGCGATCGCCGAGCAGGTGCGGCGGGTTGCGGAGACCGAGGGGATCACGATCTCGGATCCGGCCATCCTCGCGATCGCCGACATCGCCGAGGGCGACATGAGAAAGGCGCTCAACGCCCTCCAGGGCGCGGCGATCCTCTCCAAAGAAATCGACGAGACGATGATCTACGAGACCACCTCCACCGCCCGCCCGGAAGAGATCGCAGAACTCCTCGATTTCTCGATGGCAGGCGACTTTGCAGGGGCACAGGGCGCGCTCAGGTACCTGATGCGCGACCGCGGGATCGCACCCAACGAACTGATCAACCAGTGCTTCAGGACCGTCGTCAGGAGCGAGATCTCGACCGCCCTCAAGGTCGCCTACATCGACCACCTCGGCGAGGCCGACTTCAGGATCTCCGAAGGGGCCGACGCTGAGATCCAGATGGAAGCCCTCATCGCCCTTTTCGTCCTCTCTGCGCAGAAACAGGCGTAGAGAGGCAGACAACCCACTCCCCCACCACAGAGGAGGTACATGGCAGCAAGAGAGAATGCAGACGTGACCGACGTTGTCGCCGACTGGGAGAAGTTCCTCAAGCGACAGTACAACAAGAAAGAGCGGGTCGAACTCGCCAAGGAGTTCCCGCACAAGCGGTCTCTCTACATCGACTACCGGAACCTCGAGGCCTTCGGGCGACGAGGACTGACCCTCGCCGACCAGCTCGTCGAGAAGCCCGAGAAGGTGATGGCCGACGTCAAGGACGCCCTGGTCCGTCTCGGGATCATCACGGAGAAAGACCGCAGACGAGTCCATATCAGGTTCACCAACCTGACCAGGAAGACGAAGATCCGGGACATCAGGTCCAACCAGATCAACACCTTCGTCGCCGTCGAGGGGATCCTCAGGAAGACCACCGAGGTCAGGCCCAGGATCACCGCCGCGGTCTTCAAGTGTCTGGAGTGCGGGACGATCACTCCGCCATATCCGCAGAGTTATGGGAAATACCAGGAACCCTTCCGGGTGTGTGCGCAGTGCCAGAAGAAGACGCCGCTCGAACTCGTCCCCGAACACTCCACCTTCGTCGACGCCCAGAAACTGCGGATCCAGGAGTCGCCCGAAGGACTGCGGGGCGGCGAACAGCCCCAGACCATCGACGTCGACGTCACCGACGACCTCACCGGTTCGTCGGCCCCCGGCGACCGCGTGGTGATCAACGGGATCCTCCGTTCGTTCCAGCGGGTGAACGGCGGGACCAAGTCCACGCTCTTCGACATCTATGTCGAGTGCAACGCCATCGAGGTGGCCGAGAAAGAGTTCGAGGAGGTGAACATCTCCGAGGAGGACGAGGCGGCGATCCAGGAACTCTCCCATGACGAAAAGATCTACTCCAAGATCGCCCGGTCCATCGCCCCGACGATCTACGGCAACACCGATGTGAAGGAGGCGGTGGCCCTCCAACTCTTCGGCGGGATCCCGAAAGAGATGCCCGACGGTTCGCGCCTGAGAGGCGACATCCACATGCTTCTGGTCGGCGATCCGGGTATCGCAAAGTCTCAACTTCTCCGCTATATCGTGCAGCTCTCCCCCCGCGGGATCTATACCTCGGGCAAGTCCTCCACCTCGGCCGGGTTGACCGCGACGGCGGTGAAGGACGAGTTCGGCGACGGGCGCTGGACCCTGGAGGCCGGTGCCCTCGTCCTCGCCGACATGGGTATGGCGGCCGTCGATGAACTGGACAAGATGGACAAAGAGGACCGGAGCGCCCTGCACGAGGCGATGGAACAGCAGACGGTGTCCATCGCCAAGGCAGGGATCACCGCCACGCTGAAGTCGCGCTGCGCCCTCCTCGGTGCGGCCAACCCGAAGATGGGCCGTTTCGACGAGTACGCACCCATCGCCGAGCAGATCAACATGCCTCCGTCCCTCCTCTCGCGTTTCGACCTCATCTTCATCATGACCGACAAACCCGACTCGGCGCGGGACATGGCCATCGCCGAGCACATCCTCAAGTCCCACTCGGTCGGCGAACTGATCGAGAAGAAGAAGCGGATGCCGGTCGAGGGCGTGGACGACGCATACATCGAGCAGCAACTCAAACCGGTCACTCCCGACATCGACCCGCTCCTCTTCAGGAAGTACATCGCGTATGCCAAGCGGACCTGTTTCCCGACGATCGTCCCCGAGGCGCGAGACGCCCTGCGAGACTACTATCTCAAACTCAGGGATCTCGCCGACACCAACAAACCGGTGCCGGTGACGGCGCGACAGCTCGAAGCCCTGGTCCGTCTGGGCGAGGCAAGTGCGCGGATCCGGCTCTCCCAGACGGTCGATCTTGGTGATGCCGAGCGTGTGATCAAGATCGTCGACACCTGCCTGCGGCAGGTGGCCTACGACGCCGAGTCGGGCACCTTTGATATCGACAAGTGGACGACCGGGATCTCGAAGCAGCAGCGCGACATTGTGCGGACCGTGAAGGAAGTGATCAGAGATGTCGGCGGCGAGGACGGGTCGGCGAACCTCGAACAGGTGATCGAGGAGATGCTCAAACAGGGCTTTACGAAGGAGAAGATCGAGGCGGCGGTCAAGATGCTCAGGAACCAGGGCGAGGTGGTCGAGACGCGGCCGGGGATCGTGCGGTTGCTGGAGCGTGACTACTGATGGCCGACGAGATCACCGACGTGGTCGGGGAGTGGGTGGCCTTCCTCTCCAGGTACTGCAAGCGGGAGGTCGCCGAGGTCGAACGGGAGTTCCCGTTCAAGCGCTCGCTGTACATCGACTACCAGACCCTGCAGGCCTCGGGCGCCTCCGGACTGCGTCTGGCCGACGAGGTGATCGAGAAGCCGGGCAAGGCGATCGGGGATATCCGCGACGCCCTGCGCCAGATGACCGTCATCGATGAGGAGAAGATCAGGAAGGTCAACATCCGCTTCCACCACATCGAGCGGGTCACCGGGATCAGGGACATCAGGGCCTATCATATCGCCCGCTTCGTCTCGGTCCAGGGGATCATCAGGAAGACCACCGATGTCCGCCCCAGGATCATCGAGGCCTTCTTCCAGTGTCCGGGGTGCGGGACCGAGACGAGGATACGGCAGGGTCTCGGGCAGTTCGAGGAGCCCGACGAGTGCTCGAACCCCGAGTGCAAACGCAAAAAACTGAAGCTCGTCCCGACGCGGTCGCGTTTCGTCGACTCGCAGAAGGTGCGGGTCCAGGAGTCACCCGAAGGCTTGCGGGGCGGCGAGCGGCCGCAGACCCTCGACGTGGAGGTGGCCGACGATCTCACCGGTTCGGTCGCCCCCGGCGACCGGGTGGTCTTCAACGGGATCCTCCGCTCGAAACAGCGGGTGAACTATGGGACGAAGTCCACGCTCTTCGACCTCTACCTGGAATGTTCCTCAGTGGAGGCGCCTGAGAAGGAGTTCGAGGAGGTGAACATCTCAGAGGAGGACGAGGCTGAGATCAGATCGCTCTCCGAAGACCCAGAATTGTACCGGAAGATCACCGCCTCGATCGCCCCCTCCATCTACGGGAACACCGAGGTGAAGGAGGCGATCGCCCTCCAGCTCTTCGGTGGGGTGGCCAAGGATCTGCCAGACGGTTCGCGCCTGCGCGGCGACATCCACATGCTCCTGGTCGGCGACCCGGGCATCGCCAAGTCCCAGATGCTCAGGTATGTCGTCAAACTCTCGCCGCGGGGGATCTATACCTCGGGCAAGTCCTCCACCTCGGCAGGGCTGACGGCGACCGCGGTGAAGGACGACTTCGGGGACGGCAGTTGGACCCTTGAGGCGGGTGCCCTCGTCCTTGCCGACATGGGCGTCGCAGCCGTCGACGAGATGGACAAGATGGCGAAGGAGGACCGCAGCGCCCTCCACGAGGCGATGGAGCAGCAGACGATCTCGGTGGCCAAGGCCGGGATCACGGCGACGCTCCGCTCGCGCTGCGCCCTCCTCGGCGCGGCCAACCCCAAACTCGGGCGGTTCGATGCCTACGCACCCATCGCCGAACAGATCAATATGCCCCCCTCGCTCCTCTCCAGGTTCGACCTCATCTTCATCCTGACCGACAAACCTGACGAGAAGCGGGACTCGGCGATCGCCAACCACATCGTCTCTGCCCACCGGGTGGGCGAGTTGATCATGCAGCAGCAGACCGGCCCGGTCTCCCCGGACCACGCCGACCTCCTGGCCGCGGAGAGCGTCACCGTCGACCCGCCCATCCCGCCCGAGGTGCTCCGCAAGTATGTCGCCTACTCGAAACGGCATATCACGCCCCTCATCACCGACGAGGCAAAGGAGATCCTCATCGCCTACTATCTCAAACTCCGTCACCTGGCCGACGAGAACAAACCGGTGCCGGTGACGGCGCGACAACTCGAAGCCCTCGTCCGCCTCGGCGAGGCGAGCGCACGCATCCGGCTCTCACGCACCGTCGAGCCCGCGGACGCCGAGCGGGTCGTCAAGATCGTCGACCTCTGTCTCCGGCAGGTCGCCTATGACGCCGAGACCGGCACCCTGGACATCGACAAGTGGGCGAGCGGGATCACCAAGAAGAAACGCGATCTCATCCGCACGATCAAAGACACGATCAAAGAACTCAGCGGCGAGGACGGCACGGCCAGGACCGCCGAGGTGATCGAGGCGCTGGCCAGCGAGGGCTTCGACCGCGAGGAGGTCGAGGAGCAACTGGAGAAGATGTTCCGCTTCGGTCAGGCGATGCAGCCGAGGCGGGGGATTGTACGGTTGATCTGAGGATCAACGGTTTCTCTTTTTTCGGCTCTGTAGAAAACATCCTTTTTCATCACCTCAACCCCCCTTTGAACTGAATCTATCGCCTTCCCTCATGCTTATGCCGAGGGGCTCCGCCCCCGATACCCCCATAATGAAGATTGGGGTGGAGGGTGGAGAAATGACTATGAAAGGGGGTTGCAGTCCACCGCCTATCGCTCACGCGGGGGTTCTCGGGGAGCGGCAAGCCCCTCGTCGAAGAGAAACATCAAGATGTTTTCTACAAAGCCCATTTTTTCCAATATGGGCTCTGTAGAAAACCTCACCTTTTCTTGGTTCGAGTATGATTCAACCGCCTTCCCCCATGCTCACGCCGGGGGCAATGCCCCCGGACCCCCGGGACGAAGATAGGGCCGGGAAGGCATCATCAATGATCATGAAGAGAGGATTGCCGTCCCCCGCCTATCTTCGCGTGGGGGGACCGGGGGGCGGCTAGCCCCCCGCAGAGATAACCACCTAGAGGAATTACCATGAAAATGATCCTGAAAATCGTCTCTCCAGGTTTGCATGATGGATTGAATTCTCCAAACTCCTTCATGTGTGATACGCAGATGACAGAGAGATCTTCTGCCTTCCCGGCCCCATCTTCATCCCGGGGATCCGGGGGCAGCGCCCCCGGCACGAGGGTGCGGGAAGGCACGTCGATCAGATCGGCCGCCCCCATCGCAGACTCTTCACCGCCCTCTCGCGCCGGGGGGTTGCACCCCCCGGACCCCCACGGCGAGGATAGGTGGGGGCGGCGATGGAACAAGATCCCTATCGGTTCTTCAGTCTTGAAAAAGAGAGATCAAGCGATGAGAAATTTTCATCCCGTATGCCTGAGGCGTGCTCTTGCCTCATGCTCGATTCTACAGAGCTCCAATATGTAGAGATTGAGCTCACAAGCCACATATACAAATGGAATTATACTACCTATCGTGGACGCCTGAACAGACGTCCTACAGGGGGTCGGGCATCCTTGATCGGTGTACACGCCCGGCCCCTTGTGACTTCTAGAAGGCCAATCGGGTTGTTGGTTTTCATCAGAGATGGCCGTTGCGATCCTCCGCCTTCCTGGAGAAATAGGGAGGACATCAGATGAACAGAAGGACCAGGATGTGGTCATTCTCCATATTCATGATACTGTTGCTGGTGAGTATGGTGACAGGAGCAAGTGCAGATTCTCTTTCAGAATCTCCAGACGACAAACAGATTTTTGAAGAAAAAGCCCTCAAAGTGGTTTCTGAAAGGGGTGCTATTCCCATAGAACAACTGGAGATCCGTCATTCGACGGTAGCGCAGTCTCCTCTCACCGGTGAAAAAATCTACTCATTTAAGATGAGGGATACGCAGTCCGGGACGTATTATTCAATCAGTCTGGACGAGAATCTGAATGCCGTGGATCTCGATCGGGTTGCAGAAACCGATCATGCAGAGGATCTGGATCGATATGGAAAGTTCTCTCCGGATCTATACAAAAAATTCCTGACAGCAGACCCGGATGAGAATATATCCGTATGGATCTGGATGACCGAACCGGAGAACATGCTTGAGATCGAAAGAGACACGAGCGACGAAAGAGAAAAAGAATTGCGCGCGTCCCGAATTGAAATGTATCTCTCGCATGAAAAGCCGGTGATCGATCGTCTCAGGGCGGAGGGGATCGAGATCACCTACGCCAGCAAACTCTCTCCGTCGATCTTTGCCGACCTGCCTCCTGATATGATACTCGAACTGAGCACAAGACCTGATATCATATCGATCGCCCCCTCGGGATCGGGTGAAGTCGAAAGAGAGGCAGAGGAACCGGCGGTGAATGCACCCGATGTCAGGAGTCGAGGATGGTGCTCCAACACCACATCGAGGTTCGATGTCGACGACCATGCGATATGGCCAGCGGGGTTGCACGCCCTTATCAACCGGATCAGGGCAGTGCAAACGGGATTTTCACCGCCGGAAAACCTCTCCGCAACTCCCCCTCTCCCTCTTGAAACTCCTCCGTCCCCTACTCCCACACTCCACGACGACCGTGGCGTCAGGGTGTTCACCGATCACGAGTCGTACTATATCGGCGGCATCGTGACATTCGGGATCGAGAATAACGGACATAAAAATATCGAGTTCCTGTACGGTGCCCCCGCCGGCGCCCAGATAAAACAGAACGGCACCTGGATCAGTTTCAGGGCATTTGGCGTGAATATGGGGCCGACAGAAAATATCTGGTCTGTTCATCCCGGCGAAACGAAAACGTTCATGTGGGATACCAGTAAAGGCTGCCGGATCGCCGACAAAAAGATGACAACCCCACCCCCTGGTCAGTACAGAATCGTCTTTCACGGGGGTTTTGCATCCGATGAGTTTACCCTCATGGAGAGGCCAGAAGGCGAACCTGAGATGTACAACATATCCACCTTCTCAGACGGTTCCCACCTGGAGATCGTCACCGATGAAACATCGTACTCTGCCGGGGACGTCGTCACGTTCCAGGTCATAAACAATGGTGCTGAAGAAAGTCGTTTTCCTTCAAACACCCCTCTCGAAATCCAGACGAAGAAAAACGGCAACTGGGCCCCTGCCGATATTCTCCCCTGCACAGACTATCATATAATGGCTAAAGGATGGAATCTTCAACCAGGTGAGAAGAAAACGTACTGGTGGGACACAGGCGGCACAAAATGCGAATCCAGGTTAGAGGAGAACATGACCACACCTCCGGGGATATACCGGATTGTCCTCAGGTTCGGTACCTACAAAGGCCCCATCGAGTTCGTATCCGGGGAGTTCACCATTCAAGAGGAGATCCGAACAGGAGATCTATGAGAGGACGGCGAGAAAATACAAAACCTATCACTTCTACTACTATTTCTGATTCTGATCTCAGTCGTAGGGTGCTGTGTCGAGGAGGAGACGGAGACGATCTCTCCTCCTGCAACCACCCCCGAACCGGCATCGACCGCGGAAGAACAGTACGGCATCGATCTCTCCACGATCCCTGTGGACACTCCCGAACTTATCACGACAAACGGATCCTCTATCGCCGGGATCGCGCTTCACGACAAAAGAGCACAGGAACTGATCAGGCGCGGTGGAATTCCGGAAAAAATTGCGGTGATATTTCATTCATGTCCGCGAGATGATCCCTGCTGCGATCGAGATCCGAAACTCTTCATCAGGTACCGGGACATCCTCTTCGCCTTCACCGTCGATGAACAGGCCGGAGAAGTACGAGGCGGAGGTGCGGAGGTACCGAACTCTCCGGATCGGAACAAACCCTACCCGACCTATTGTAAAATCAGGGATAATGCCAACCGTACAGATTCCGTTTATCTGGGCAATGACCTGATGATGAAATATGACGACACGTCATTCCTCTTCTTCAACGAATCGTTTGAGCGGGTACCGTGAACAGAAGAGATACCACGAGAAAAAAAAACTCGTTCGCCATTCTTCTGGTGCTTACCGTCCTGCGGTGAGCATCTCCGCGACGAAGTGCCAAAATGATCGGTTCTCAGGAGCATCGAAGCGATCGGTGAGAAGTTCTCTTCACCCCGGCGCACCGATCCGGGAAGGCACGGGATCAATCCTCACATCTTTTTCCTGGAGAGAAGAACTCATAAGCAAACACTATATTCGATGATCATCATACTGACCTCCATAGACCCCTGAACAACAGTCCCACCGCATGCCGACGAGGAAATGCATCGCCGTCTTGTTTGCACCTGTGCACCGGATTACACCGATTTTGCACTCCGCCAATGCCATCGAATAAGAGATCTTTTGAGCCCTATTCATCCATCAAAGCATATTAACCGGGATTTGATCCTCATGTGCACCCGGATCCCGATCGCACGCACACCCTCACAGAGACCCCGACCGATCGAGCGTGTCGGGTGCTCCCTCAATCCGGTGCAATCTAGTACTATAGGAGAGAGAGATCTCTCTCCTCTCTCTAGAATAGGTACTCTAAGCCCGTTCCTCCGTCCGCTTTCATTGCACTTTTCCGGTGCAACTTCGGTGCAACCAGGGTGCAAACGTGCAACCGCCACCCTAATACCCGGTCGCATAATACCACCCGCCCTCTTCCCTGATATGCACCGGCACATCGAAGAGCCCGCCGATCACCCCGTCGGTCAGCACCTCCTCCTTCGGACCGTCCCCATATACCCGCCCGTCCTTCATCATGACCACCCGTGAGATCTCGGGGATGATGTCGTGGAGATTGTGGGTGACCAGGATCACGCCGGTGCCCGAGCAGGCGATCTTTCGCAGCACCGAGCGGAAAGAATGGAGAGCGTGGAGGTCGAGGCCTGCGGTGGGTTCGTCGAGGATGAGTGCTGTCGGGTCATGGACCAGCGCCCGCCCGATCAGGAAACGCCGCGCCTCGCCGGTGGACATCTCCGTCATGGGACGGTTGCCGAGGTGCTCGACCTCCAGGAACCCGAGGACTTCGTCGGCCCGCTCCTCCATCGCGGCGGTGACCTCGTGATGGTAGAGCCCGACGCTGGCGAAGAACCCGGAGAGGACCACCTCGCGCCCGGTGATCTTCCGGGAAAAAGTGAACTGCAGGTCGGGCGATACGATGCCGAGCATGGAGCGAAGTCCGCTCACGTCCCATACTTCCTGCCCGAGGATTTTGAATCGCCGACCCTCCTGCATCAACGGATAATACTCGCGGGTGATCGTCCTGATCAGCGACGACTTCCCCGCACCGTTCGGCCCGAGGACCGCAAGGTGCTCGCCGGCACCGACCGTGAGGGAGAGGGAGTCGAGGACTTTTTTGTCCCCTCTCATCACGGTGAGGTCGGCAAAGTTCAGCAACGGCGGCGAGTGCGGGGCCTTCATGATACTCTGATCTCAGGTCTGTCCTGATACCCGTTGCGGTGGCGGGTACGCACCCTCACCGCAGGACTCAAGCCTCCTCACATCCTATGATATTATATAACATGTCCCTCTTCTCACGCTCCCCCGACGACCAGGTCTACCAGCCCGCGGAGGACACCTTCCTCCTGCGTGACGCCGCCCTCGACGAAGTGCGGCCCGACGAC contains:
- a CDS encoding minichromosome maintenance protein MCM; amino-acid sequence: MADEITDVVGEWVAFLSRYCKREVAEVEREFPFKRSLYIDYQTLQASGASGLRLADEVIEKPGKAIGDIRDALRQMTVIDEEKIRKVNIRFHHIERVTGIRDIRAYHIARFVSVQGIIRKTTDVRPRIIEAFFQCPGCGTETRIRQGLGQFEEPDECSNPECKRKKLKLVPTRSRFVDSQKVRVQESPEGLRGGERPQTLDVEVADDLTGSVAPGDRVVFNGILRSKQRVNYGTKSTLFDLYLECSSVEAPEKEFEEVNISEEDEAEIRSLSEDPELYRKITASIAPSIYGNTEVKEAIALQLFGGVAKDLPDGSRLRGDIHMLLVGDPGIAKSQMLRYVVKLSPRGIYTSGKSSTSAGLTATAVKDDFGDGSWTLEAGALVLADMGVAAVDEMDKMAKEDRSALHEAMEQQTISVAKAGITATLRSRCALLGAANPKLGRFDAYAPIAEQINMPPSLLSRFDLIFILTDKPDEKRDSAIANHIVSAHRVGELIMQQQTGPVSPDHADLLAAESVTVDPPIPPEVLRKYVAYSKRHITPLITDEAKEILIAYYLKLRHLADENKPVPVTARQLEALVRLGEASARIRLSRTVEPADAERVVKIVDLCLRQVAYDAETGTLDIDKWASGITKKKRDLIRTIKDTIKELSGEDGTARTAEVIEALASEGFDREEVEEQLEKMFRFGQAMQPRRGIVRLI
- a CDS encoding immunoglobulin-like domain-containing protein — its product is MNRRTRMWSFSIFMILLLVSMVTGASADSLSESPDDKQIFEEKALKVVSERGAIPIEQLEIRHSTVAQSPLTGEKIYSFKMRDTQSGTYYSISLDENLNAVDLDRVAETDHAEDLDRYGKFSPDLYKKFLTADPDENISVWIWMTEPENMLEIERDTSDEREKELRASRIEMYLSHEKPVIDRLRAEGIEITYASKLSPSIFADLPPDMILELSTRPDIISIAPSGSGEVEREAEEPAVNAPDVRSRGWCSNTTSRFDVDDHAIWPAGLHALINRIRAVQTGFSPPENLSATPPLPLETPPSPTPTLHDDRGVRVFTDHESYYIGGIVTFGIENNGHKNIEFLYGAPAGAQIKQNGTWISFRAFGVNMGPTENIWSVHPGETKTFMWDTSKGCRIADKKMTTPPPGQYRIVFHGGFASDEFTLMERPEGEPEMYNISTFSDGSHLEIVTDETSYSAGDVVTFQVINNGAEESRFPSNTPLEIQTKKNGNWAPADILPCTDYHIMAKGWNLQPGEKKTYWWDTGGTKCESRLEENMTTPPGIYRIVLRFGTYKGPIEFVSGEFTIQEEIRTGDL
- a CDS encoding ABC transporter ATP-binding protein, giving the protein MKAPHSPPLLNFADLTVMRGDKKVLDSLSLTVGAGEHLAVLGPNGAGKSSLIRTITREYYPLMQEGRRFKILGQEVWDVSGLRSMLGIVSPDLQFTFSRKITGREVVLSGFFASVGLYHHEVTAAMEERADEVLGFLEVEHLGNRPMTEMSTGEARRFLIGRALVHDPTALILDEPTAGLDLHALHSFRSVLRKIACSGTGVILVTHNLHDIIPEISRVVMMKDGRVYGDGPKEEVLTDGVIGGLFDVPVHIREEGGWYYATGY